In Candidatus Defluviibacterium haderslevense, the following are encoded in one genomic region:
- a CDS encoding acetyl-CoA carboxylase carboxyltransferase subunit beta, translating to MGWFTRLKKGISTTTKSKKEAPDGLWYKCPECNETTTNMKLADNLYKCPKCNYHSRISSDQYFEILFNGKYELLFEELTSYDFLEFTDLQPYSDRLIDAKKKSEKNDSIAVAIGQLNKKPLVVAAMDFTFIGGSMGSVMGEKISRAIDVAIEERAGFMIISKSGGARMMESAFSLMQMAKTSAKLTLLAKNKLPYFSFLTDPTTGGVTASFAMLGDINFSEPKALIGFAGPRVVKETIKRDLPEGFQRSEFLLENGFLDFIIDRKDLQETIGNLLDIFPVEVEA from the coding sequence ATGGGATGGTTTACTCGCCTGAAAAAGGGCATTTCAACAACAACTAAGTCGAAAAAAGAAGCACCGGACGGATTATGGTATAAATGTCCGGAGTGTAATGAAACAACTACAAACATGAAGTTGGCTGATAATCTATACAAATGCCCAAAGTGTAATTATCATTCTAGAATTAGTTCAGATCAATATTTTGAGATCTTGTTCAATGGCAAATATGAATTATTGTTTGAAGAATTGACTTCTTATGATTTTTTGGAATTTACAGATCTCCAACCTTACAGTGATCGACTCATTGATGCTAAAAAGAAATCTGAAAAAAACGATTCTATTGCAGTCGCAATAGGTCAATTAAATAAAAAGCCTCTGGTTGTGGCTGCTATGGATTTTACCTTTATCGGTGGATCAATGGGAAGTGTAATGGGGGAGAAAATCAGTCGTGCCATAGATGTGGCCATTGAAGAACGTGCTGGATTTATGATTATTTCTAAATCTGGTGGCGCTCGTATGATGGAATCTGCATTTTCATTAATGCAAATGGCTAAAACATCTGCCAAATTGACCCTATTGGCTAAGAACAAATTACCTTATTTCTCATTTCTAACCGATCCCACAACAGGTGGTGTGACAGCTTCATTTGCTATGTTGGGTGATATTAATTTCTCAGAGCCTAAAGCCTTAATTGGTTTTGCAGGACCTAGGGTTGTTAAGGAAACCATTAAACGTGATTTGCCAGAAGGATTTCAGCGTTCGGAGTTTTTATTGGAAAACGGATTTCTTGATTTTATCATTGATCGAAAAGACCTACAGGAAACAATAGGTAATCTATTGGATATTTTTCCGGTAGAAGTTGAAGCATAG
- the bshB1 gene encoding bacillithiol biosynthesis deacetylase BshB1 produces MVTAVTKVDILAIGVHPDDVELSCSGTILKHIQLGYTVGLLDLTLGELGTRGTKEIRTAEAKSAAEKMGVQFRYQLDLGDAFMQWNEDTLRQIIPIIRAARPRIVLLNAIHDRHPDHGKSSKIAADACFFSGLRMIKTTFQNADQEAHRPEVVYHYIQDQYIKPDVIVDISEFIDQKMEVIKCFKSQFYNPESTEPESAISGVDFLEVVLSKARLEGRAIGVSFGEGFTVDRPIGAEHLFLVK; encoded by the coding sequence ATGGTAACAGCAGTAACTAAAGTAGATATTTTAGCCATTGGGGTGCATCCTGATGATGTTGAGCTTTCATGTTCAGGGACAATCCTTAAACACATTCAACTGGGATATACTGTTGGATTATTGGATTTGACTTTGGGAGAATTGGGTACACGTGGTACTAAAGAAATCAGGACTGCTGAAGCCAAATCCGCAGCTGAAAAAATGGGTGTTCAATTCAGATATCAACTTGATTTAGGAGATGCATTTATGCAATGGAATGAAGATACGCTTAGGCAAATCATTCCAATAATTAGAGCCGCAAGACCACGAATTGTACTTCTGAATGCAATTCACGATCGTCACCCGGATCACGGGAAATCATCTAAAATTGCTGCTGACGCTTGTTTCTTTTCAGGTTTGCGCATGATTAAAACCACTTTTCAAAATGCAGACCAAGAAGCCCACCGTCCCGAAGTTGTATATCATTATATTCAGGATCAGTATATTAAGCCTGATGTGATAGTCGATATCAGTGAATTTATTGACCAAAAAATGGAAGTCATAAAATGCTTTAAATCGCAATTTTATAATCCGGAATCTACTGAACCGGAATCAGCTATTTCAGGGGTAGATTTTTTGGAAGTCGTTTTATCTAAAGCTAGATTAGAAGGAAGGGCTATTGGTGTTTCATTTGGCGAAGGCTTTACTGTTGATAGGCCAATTGGTGCGGAACATTTATTTTTAGTGAAATAA
- a CDS encoding autotransporter outer membrane beta-barrel domain-containing protein has translation MQFYRLLVACLLWTCSLAAQDDTLNQAPSRRFAQTSINGYGAMNYYYFNWDTDSLKRNSIDNERFIIELRHQWLNKIALNAEIEFEHGGTGAELEFDRFEEFGEFEFDITKGGEVLLEQLNLEFSLKENFKLNIGRIKVPFSLMFKKDEPTDYLTAINSEMESQILPENWTENGIGVTGILGKRNNLKYHVSLVNGLDGSAFNSANWIKRGNQKRFEMVNAENFALCLRLDNQVNKNLLYGFSIYGSRSTSDNRPKPDLKLSTPLLIYEAHFSYDKQPFYLSSMVLHGYLGNSEALTNQNRNLSNNLNVKRTAVGSSAFAVFGEFGITIFNKKNNWIKESSSLVAYGRYDYYDTMFKTQGMVFNNPRWERQSATIGVVYKLIPEVQFKSQYTLRKVGAPPTSNINGGTLEQTVVIGFAFEF, from the coding sequence ATGCAATTTTATAGACTTTTAGTTGCTTGTTTACTGTGGACATGTTCACTTGCAGCACAGGATGATACTTTGAATCAAGCTCCATCACGACGTTTTGCACAAACTTCTATAAATGGTTATGGTGCCATGAATTATTATTATTTTAATTGGGATACAGATTCTTTGAAAAGGAATTCGATTGATAATGAACGTTTTATAATAGAACTTAGACACCAATGGTTGAATAAGATAGCGCTGAATGCTGAAATAGAATTTGAACATGGAGGAACGGGAGCTGAATTGGAATTCGATCGGTTTGAAGAGTTCGGTGAATTTGAGTTTGATATTACTAAAGGGGGAGAAGTCTTGTTGGAACAATTAAATCTTGAATTTTCGCTTAAAGAAAATTTTAAATTGAACATAGGAAGAATTAAAGTTCCATTTAGCTTGATGTTTAAAAAAGATGAACCTACAGATTATTTGACAGCCATCAATTCAGAAATGGAATCTCAGATCTTACCGGAGAATTGGACAGAAAATGGAATCGGTGTAACTGGAATATTAGGAAAGAGAAATAATCTTAAATATCATGTGAGTCTGGTAAATGGTTTGGATGGTAGTGCATTTAATTCTGCGAATTGGATCAAACGAGGTAATCAAAAACGTTTTGAGATGGTAAACGCTGAAAACTTTGCCCTTTGTCTTCGGTTGGATAATCAGGTTAATAAGAATTTGTTATATGGTTTTTCAATTTATGGTAGTAGAAGTACATCGGACAATAGACCAAAACCTGATTTAAAGCTTTCTACACCACTTCTAATTTATGAAGCTCATTTTTCTTATGATAAGCAGCCATTTTATTTAAGTTCTATGGTGCTTCATGGTTATTTAGGAAATTCCGAAGCATTGACCAATCAAAATAGGAATTTATCCAATAACTTAAATGTAAAAAGAACAGCTGTTGGTTCATCTGCTTTCGCTGTTTTTGGTGAATTTGGTATTACTATTTTTAACAAAAAGAATAATTGGATCAAAGAATCATCATCTCTTGTTGCTTATGGCCGATATGATTATTATGATACCATGTTTAAGACACAGGGAATGGTTTTTAATAATCCTAGATGGGAACGTCAATCTGCTACGATAGGAGTCGTGTATAAATTAATTCCTGAAGTTCAATTTAAATCACAATACACACTGCGCAAAGTTGGAGCCCCGCCAACATCCAATATAAATGGAGGTACGCTTGAACAAACAGTTGTTATTGGCTTTGCCTTTGAATTTTAA
- a CDS encoding NAD(P)(+) transhydrogenase (Re/Si-specific) subunit beta has translation MMAHLLELIYLIGSVTFMVGLKMLSKPDTARRGNLIAAFGMGIAILGTIFLYKTAEGGNLGNLIWIFAALVVGAIIGVTMAKRVQMTAMPQMVSFFNGMGGACAALISIIEFQHVVHMGSAPTANHMLIILAGLIIGSVSFSGSVVAYGKLEGKIDDFNIKGQQFLNVGLVLGIIVLAALIIMGTLNGIPWFYIVLALSILYGLIFVLPIGGADMPVVISLLNSFTGVAAACGGFLYGNYVMLIGGILVGSAGTLLTVAMCNAMNRSLLNVLVGNFGGGATGDAATSGSFAGSIKEVSLSDAAILLKYAKKAVIVPGYGLAVAQAQYICHELEAVLEEGGVVVKYAIHPVAGRMPGHMNVLLAESNVSYDKLVEMEDINPEFGTTDVVLVVGANDVVNPAAKTDPNSPIYGMPILEVEDAKSIIIMKRSMKAGYAGIENELFYKPKSYMLFGDAKDSLTKLVSEVKSL, from the coding sequence ATGATGGCACATTTGCTTGAATTAATATATCTCATTGGGTCAGTAACCTTTATGGTTGGCCTTAAAATGTTGAGTAAACCGGATACGGCACGTCGCGGTAATCTGATCGCTGCTTTTGGAATGGGTATTGCCATTTTAGGCACAATATTTCTGTATAAGACGGCTGAAGGTGGTAATCTTGGAAACCTGATCTGGATTTTTGCTGCGTTAGTTGTTGGTGCGATAATTGGGGTAACGATGGCCAAGCGCGTGCAGATGACCGCTATGCCACAGATGGTTTCATTTTTCAATGGTATGGGTGGTGCTTGCGCTGCACTAATATCAATTATTGAATTTCAACATGTTGTGCATATGGGCTCAGCTCCTACGGCCAATCACATGTTGATTATATTAGCTGGATTAATAATAGGTTCTGTTTCCTTTTCAGGGAGTGTTGTGGCCTATGGAAAATTAGAAGGAAAAATAGACGATTTTAATATAAAGGGCCAACAGTTTTTAAACGTTGGTTTGGTTTTGGGAATTATAGTCTTAGCAGCGCTTATAATAATGGGCACGTTAAACGGAATTCCTTGGTTTTACATAGTATTGGCACTTTCAATTCTATATGGGCTTATTTTTGTTTTGCCCATCGGTGGAGCTGATATGCCTGTGGTCATTTCTCTGTTAAACTCATTTACAGGGGTTGCAGCTGCTTGTGGTGGATTCCTTTATGGTAATTATGTGATGTTAATAGGCGGTATCCTGGTTGGTTCTGCTGGGACTCTTTTAACAGTCGCAATGTGTAACGCCATGAATCGATCATTACTCAATGTATTGGTAGGTAATTTTGGTGGTGGTGCGACAGGAGATGCTGCAACTTCGGGTTCATTTGCTGGAAGTATTAAAGAAGTTAGTTTATCAGATGCCGCTATTTTATTAAAATATGCCAAAAAGGCTGTAATCGTGCCTGGGTACGGTCTTGCAGTGGCTCAGGCACAATATATATGTCACGAGTTAGAAGCTGTACTTGAAGAAGGTGGTGTCGTTGTAAAATATGCCATACACCCTGTTGCAGGTAGAATGCCTGGGCACATGAATGTCTTATTAGCAGAATCTAATGTAAGTTATGATAAATTGGTTGAAATGGAAGACATCAATCCGGAGTTTGGAACAACAGATGTAGTACTTGTTGTCGGAGCCAATGATGTTGTTAATCCTGCTGCTAAAACTGATCCTAACTCTCCAATCTATGGCATGCCTATACTTGAAGTTGAAGATGCCAAGAGCATTATTATCATGAAACGATCCATGAAGGCTGGTTATGCCGGTATTGAAAATGAATTATTTTACAAGCCAAAATCTTATATGCTTTTTGGTGATGCTAAAGATTCGTTGACCAAGTTGGTTAGTGAAGTGAAGAGTTTGTAA
- a CDS encoding Re/Si-specific NAD(P)(+) transhydrogenase subunit alpha, with protein sequence MKLAVIKETREGEKRVSLTPQIVKQLVGKGYEILVESGAGDLSSFQDKDYVTAGASIEPSKATLFAQADVVVKINPLTPEEIKSCKPSTITMSLMYHLTNTEMVGMLAAQGVTSFSMDAIPRISRAQSMDVLSSQSNLAGYKAVILGAEHMTRIFPLMMTSAGTITPSKVLIFGIGVAGLQAIATAKRLGAVVEATDVRPETKEQAESLGAKFITVADDGIKTEGGYAKEVTPEYLAKQKEAVNKSLFQADLVITTALVMGRKAPILITEEQVKQMKFGAVIVDMAVEQGGNCELSELNKVVVKHGVKIVGIENLPSSLATNASELYAKNVMNLLVHLSDKSGFKWDVEEEITKGTLIVHNGKNLK encoded by the coding sequence TTGAAATTAGCAGTAATAAAAGAAACAAGGGAAGGCGAAAAGAGGGTTTCTCTTACTCCTCAGATTGTTAAGCAATTAGTGGGCAAAGGCTATGAAATTCTAGTAGAATCAGGAGCTGGTGACCTATCTTCATTTCAAGATAAGGATTATGTAACAGCTGGGGCTTCAATAGAACCTTCTAAGGCCACTCTTTTTGCTCAGGCAGATGTGGTGGTAAAGATTAACCCATTGACTCCAGAGGAAATCAAATCTTGCAAGCCATCAACCATTACTATGAGTTTGATGTACCATTTGACCAATACAGAAATGGTTGGTATGCTTGCTGCTCAGGGAGTTACATCATTCTCGATGGACGCCATTCCCAGGATTTCAAGAGCACAAAGCATGGACGTATTGAGTTCTCAATCCAATCTTGCTGGTTATAAGGCAGTTATTCTTGGTGCGGAGCATATGACCCGGATATTTCCACTGATGATGACCTCGGCTGGGACTATTACTCCTTCTAAAGTACTGATATTTGGAATAGGTGTGGCAGGGTTACAAGCCATTGCTACGGCCAAGAGATTAGGTGCTGTAGTTGAGGCTACAGATGTTAGACCTGAGACCAAAGAACAAGCTGAATCACTTGGAGCCAAGTTTATAACTGTTGCGGATGATGGAATTAAAACAGAAGGGGGATATGCCAAAGAAGTTACTCCTGAGTACCTGGCAAAGCAAAAAGAAGCAGTCAATAAATCATTGTTTCAAGCAGATCTGGTTATTACAACTGCCTTAGTTATGGGCAGAAAAGCACCTATTTTAATAACTGAGGAACAAGTGAAGCAAATGAAATTTGGTGCAGTGATTGTAGATATGGCTGTGGAACAAGGTGGAAATTGCGAATTAAGTGAATTGAATAAAGTGGTGGTAAAACATGGTGTTAAAATAGTTGGTATTGAAAATTTACCGTCATCATTAGCAACCAATGCTAGTGAGTTGTATGCTAAAAATGTAATGAACCTTTTGGTTCATCTTTCTGATAAATCCGGATTTAAATGGGATGTGGAAGAGGAAATTACAAAGGGTACTTTAATTGTTCATAATGGAAAAAATCTAAAATAA
- a CDS encoding ketoacyl-ACP synthase III has translation MLSTKIAGLGYYVPERIVTNADLEGVMDTTDAWIQERTGIQERRYGNPHTETTTTMGARAAEIAIERAGIQKSDIDFIIFATLSPDYFFPGCGVLLQREMGMTSQEAPALDIRNQCSGFLYGLSVADQFIKTGQYKNILLVGAEMHSMGLDFTTRGRNVTVIFGDGAGAAILQPSEESGKGILTTHLHADGTHAEELAFVNPGCHGGHHLGTERFGYPDQPYGGIFMTQKMWDDQDIFPNMNGQLVFKTAVTKFPQVIHEALAKTNLKTSDISMLIPHQANLRISQFVQRQLGLNDDQVWNNIQRYGNTTAASIPIALTEAWEAGKVNEGDLICLAAFGSGFTWGSALIRW, from the coding sequence ATGTTAAGTACAAAAATTGCAGGACTTGGGTATTATGTTCCAGAGCGAATCGTGACAAATGCCGATCTAGAGGGTGTTATGGATACCACTGATGCATGGATTCAAGAACGTACAGGCATACAGGAACGAAGGTATGGTAATCCACATACTGAGACTACGACTACCATGGGAGCAAGGGCAGCTGAAATTGCAATTGAACGTGCTGGCATTCAAAAGTCTGATATAGATTTTATAATATTTGCCACGCTGAGCCCGGATTATTTTTTTCCAGGTTGTGGTGTATTACTTCAAAGGGAAATGGGTATGACTTCACAAGAAGCCCCGGCTTTGGATATTAGAAATCAATGTTCAGGATTTTTGTATGGTTTATCTGTTGCAGATCAATTTATAAAAACGGGTCAATACAAAAATATTTTGTTGGTTGGTGCAGAAATGCATTCTATGGGATTAGATTTTACAACTCGTGGACGAAATGTCACCGTAATATTTGGAGACGGAGCAGGAGCTGCAATTTTGCAACCGTCTGAAGAATCAGGAAAGGGGATACTTACTACACATTTGCATGCCGATGGAACACATGCGGAAGAATTGGCATTTGTAAATCCCGGATGTCATGGAGGACATCATTTAGGCACAGAGCGATTTGGTTATCCTGATCAACCTTATGGCGGAATTTTTATGACGCAAAAAATGTGGGACGATCAGGATATTTTTCCCAATATGAATGGTCAGCTGGTTTTTAAAACAGCAGTTACAAAATTTCCACAAGTCATTCACGAAGCATTGGCAAAAACTAATTTAAAAACGAGTGATATTTCAATGTTAATTCCGCATCAGGCGAATCTTCGTATCAGTCAGTTTGTTCAAAGGCAATTGGGCTTAAATGATGATCAAGTTTGGAATAATATACAACGGTACGGCAATACAACAGCAGCCTCAATTCCCATTGCACTCACAGAAGCATGGGAAGCAGGCAAAGTGAATGAAGGTGACTTAATTTGTCTTGCAGCTTTTGGTAGTGGATTTACATGGGGATCAGCATTAATCAGATGGTAA
- a CDS encoding NAD(P) transhydrogenase subunit alpha — protein MLEFISANIQMIYLVILMIFVGIELISHVPSVLHTPLMSGANAIHGVVIIGAIIVMGQAEGTFSLVMGFLAVVFGMLNVVGGFVVTDRMLEMFKKKK, from the coding sequence ATGTTAGAATTTATTAGTGCAAATATTCAGATGATCTATCTCGTGATTCTGATGATTTTTGTAGGAATTGAATTGATATCGCATGTGCCATCGGTATTGCATACCCCCTTAATGTCAGGGGCCAATGCAATACATGGTGTGGTGATCATTGGAGCGATTATCGTAATGGGTCAAGCTGAAGGAACATTTAGCTTGGTCATGGGCTTTCTTGCTGTAGTGTTTGGAATGCTCAATGTTGTCGGAGGATTTGTCGTGACGGACAGAATGTTAGAAATGTTTAAGAAAAAGAAATGA
- a CDS encoding c-type cytochrome, protein MKYLFVFLLLTFVWSGCTEIEPVEPEPDEDIQLGGETSINNVFIKIFEQPAPNLSATEKDLHFKADAAFGAIYVTAPSTIQSGLGPLFNQNSCESCHLGNGRSAFPNSGNDLKGLLFRVSIPGKDGFGGNLPVPHFGLQLQTKASFGKQVEVQMTIQEVEEIQQFIDGSTVNLRKPIYKIESSYLPIDPSIEISPRIANPIIGLGLLEAIKESDILKLSDEMDVDQDGISGKANYVWDIRKKEKAIGRFGWKASQPNLYQQTAAAFSGDMGITSPAFPVENSFGQIQYDSLFDDHEIDETVLTTTTFYTQSLGVPSRRNWNMEQVKQGKKLFYEIKCTACHHPQFFTGAHEFQFLSNQTIFPYTDMLLHDMGEGLADYRPDFEASGREWRTPPLWGIGLTQIVGGHTHFLHDGRARNLLEAIMWHGGEAEKSKNQFKALSKSERDAVVEFLKSL, encoded by the coding sequence ATGAAGTATTTATTTGTATTTTTATTATTGACTTTTGTTTGGTCTGGTTGTACAGAAATTGAACCGGTTGAACCTGAACCAGATGAAGATATTCAATTAGGCGGAGAAACCAGTATCAATAATGTATTTATAAAAATATTTGAGCAACCAGCTCCGAATTTAAGCGCCACCGAAAAGGATTTGCATTTTAAAGCGGATGCGGCATTTGGTGCGATCTATGTCACAGCTCCTTCAACAATCCAATCCGGATTAGGTCCATTATTCAATCAAAACTCATGTGAAAGTTGTCATTTAGGTAATGGGAGATCCGCATTTCCAAATTCGGGAAATGACTTAAAGGGATTATTGTTCCGAGTCAGTATACCTGGAAAGGATGGTTTTGGAGGAAATTTACCGGTACCTCATTTTGGATTACAATTGCAAACCAAGGCAAGTTTTGGAAAACAAGTTGAAGTCCAAATGACGATACAGGAAGTAGAGGAGATTCAGCAATTCATTGATGGTTCTACCGTTAATTTGCGAAAACCTATTTATAAGATTGAAAGTTCATATTTACCTATTGATCCATCTATAGAAATATCACCTAGAATTGCTAATCCAATCATTGGTTTGGGCTTATTAGAAGCCATTAAAGAATCTGATATTCTTAAATTATCCGATGAAATGGATGTTGATCAAGATGGTATTTCGGGTAAAGCAAATTACGTTTGGGATATTCGAAAAAAAGAAAAAGCAATTGGACGGTTTGGCTGGAAAGCATCACAGCCTAATCTTTACCAACAGACGGCAGCAGCTTTTTCGGGAGATATGGGAATAACAAGTCCTGCATTTCCTGTTGAGAATTCTTTTGGGCAAATTCAATATGATAGTTTGTTTGATGACCATGAAATTGATGAAACTGTTTTGACTACAACTACTTTTTATACCCAATCTTTGGGAGTTCCAAGTCGAAGAAATTGGAACATGGAACAAGTGAAACAAGGCAAGAAATTGTTTTACGAAATCAAATGTACTGCTTGTCATCATCCCCAATTTTTTACAGGCGCTCATGAATTTCAATTTTTATCCAACCAAACCATTTTTCCTTATACGGATATGTTGTTGCATGATATGGGCGAAGGATTAGCAGACTACCGACCGGATTTTGAAGCTTCTGGAAGAGAGTGGCGAACACCTCCATTATGGGGTATAGGCTTAACTCAAATTGTTGGTGGACATACTCATTTTTTACATGATGGACGAGCTAGAAATTTACTTGAAGCTATCATGTGGCATGGTGGTGAGGCTGAGAAGAGTAAGAATCAATTTAAAGCACTTTCCAAATCAGAAAGAGATGCAGTCGTTGAATTTTTGAAAAGTTTGTAA
- a CDS encoding imelysin, translating into MKRIKNIFLLFLVVLIGVSCDDNGTSNVSADYKPVLTNISNDVIVSTYLELYNTSKALVNTLSVLETNPNIANLEATRQAWRDARRPWEQSEGFLFGPVDQKGIDPSIDSWPVNETDLNAVLNSTNVLTKSYLDGLDGTLKGFHTIEYLLFGSNGNKTLNEFNARQFNYLLASAQSLLGSTEELYFSWEENHENFVANLINAGRSSIYPSQKSALQEMVNGMIAIADEVANGKINDPYSQKDLTLEESRFSANSKADFSDNIRSIKNAYLGTYKNAIGIGISSIVKEKNSALDIKMKQQLEDAIHGIESIQGTFTSAIFNAPQSVIDAQQKVRSLQEVLEAEVLPLISGL; encoded by the coding sequence ATGAAACGAATAAAAAATATTTTTCTCCTATTTTTAGTTGTTCTTATCGGAGTTAGTTGTGATGATAATGGGACATCTAATGTAAGTGCTGATTACAAACCTGTTTTGACCAATATTTCAAATGACGTAATTGTAAGTACATATTTAGAATTGTACAACACATCAAAAGCATTAGTGAATACTTTAAGTGTGTTGGAAACAAATCCTAACATTGCTAATTTAGAAGCAACACGTCAAGCATGGAGGGATGCACGCAGACCTTGGGAGCAATCTGAAGGTTTTCTATTTGGACCAGTAGATCAAAAAGGGATAGATCCATCAATTGACAGTTGGCCTGTTAATGAAACAGATCTCAATGCTGTTTTGAATAGTACCAATGTACTTACCAAATCTTATCTTGATGGTCTGGATGGTACACTCAAAGGATTCCATACGATTGAATATTTATTGTTTGGTTCCAATGGAAATAAAACTTTGAATGAATTTAATGCCAGACAATTTAATTATTTATTAGCAAGTGCGCAAAGTCTGCTCGGTTCTACAGAAGAACTTTATTTTAGTTGGGAAGAAAATCACGAAAATTTTGTTGCAAATCTGATTAATGCAGGAAGATCAAGTATTTATCCTTCACAAAAATCAGCATTACAAGAAATGGTCAATGGGATGATAGCTATAGCAGATGAAGTAGCAAATGGAAAAATTAATGATCCTTACAGTCAAAAAGATTTAACGCTGGAAGAAAGTCGATTTAGTGCCAATTCCAAAGCTGATTTTTCAGATAATATCAGGAGTATAAAGAATGCTTATTTGGGAACCTATAAAAATGCCATTGGAATAGGAATCAGTTCAATTGTAAAAGAAAAAAATAGTGCATTGGATATTAAAATGAAGCAACAATTAGAAGATGCAATTCATGGAATTGAATCCATTCAAGGAACGTTCACTTCAGCCATTTTTAATGCACCTCAAAGCGTCATTGATGCTCAACAAAAAGTAAGAAGTCTTCAGGAAGTTTTAGAAGCGGAAGTATTACCTTTAATATCTGGATTATAA
- a CDS encoding Smr/MutS family protein produces the protein MLDLKDLWIGERIMTIEGHLIGTFEGRKDNERILFKYNNQVFTKHISEFELAPEEEFVQQMTFEEDLKNKSKQVNVHHKNAKIDLHIEVLAPHLSNAIPARILQYQKERFTQFIDDCIRNRLPNALIIHGKGEGVLRQEIRHMISLEPKIKLQISVNHDGATEIWFNS, from the coding sequence ATGTTAGACCTTAAAGACTTATGGATAGGTGAACGAATTATGACAATTGAGGGCCACTTAATTGGTACTTTTGAAGGTAGAAAAGATAATGAGCGAATACTTTTTAAATACAACAATCAAGTTTTTACAAAACATATTAGCGAATTTGAACTTGCACCTGAAGAAGAATTTGTTCAACAAATGACCTTTGAGGAAGATCTAAAAAATAAATCTAAACAGGTAAACGTTCATCATAAAAATGCAAAAATAGATTTACATATTGAAGTTTTAGCGCCTCATCTTAGCAATGCAATTCCTGCACGAATCCTACAATATCAAAAAGAACGCTTTACTCAATTTATAGATGATTGTATTCGAAATAGATTACCTAATGCTCTTATTATTCACGGCAAAGGAGAAGGTGTTTTGCGTCAAGAGATAAGACACATGATAAGCTTGGAACCAAAAATAAAATTACAAATTAGTGTCAATCATGATGGGGCAACAGAGATATGGTTTAACTCGTAA
- a CDS encoding metal-dependent transcriptional regulator: MLSFTEENYLKSIFLISTDGNAVSEVGTNNLASFLNLKPATVNDMLKKLKDKEMIHYEKYGKITLSAIGKKYALEVLRKQRLWETFLYEKLDFTWDEVQEVSEQLEHIKSHKLINKLDEFLNFPEFDPHGEVIPNAKGEMRTLFKKRLSEVEIGHYCKMIAVKDTSAPFLQYVVKLGLGISSSIKVIDKNNYDHLIEIEVNGKRSSVSQKFAENIFIVCNNCEIGHSCLKKHCEIQ; encoded by the coding sequence ATGTTATCATTTACAGAGGAAAATTATCTGAAGTCTATCTTTCTTATTTCAACGGACGGCAACGCAGTATCTGAGGTTGGTACTAATAATTTAGCATCATTCTTAAACTTAAAACCAGCCACAGTCAATGACATGCTGAAAAAGTTAAAAGACAAGGAAATGATCCATTATGAAAAATATGGAAAAATAACTCTGAGCGCAATAGGAAAAAAATATGCTCTTGAAGTTTTGCGAAAACAAAGACTTTGGGAAACCTTTCTATATGAAAAATTAGACTTTACCTGGGATGAAGTTCAGGAAGTTTCAGAACAATTGGAACACATCAAATCTCATAAATTAATTAACAAATTAGATGAATTTTTAAATTTTCCTGAGTTTGATCCGCACGGCGAAGTCATTCCAAATGCTAAAGGAGAAATGCGAACGCTGTTTAAAAAAAGATTATCCGAAGTTGAAATCGGTCATTACTGTAAGATGATTGCTGTAAAAGATACTTCAGCCCCTTTTTTACAATATGTGGTTAAATTGGGCTTAGGCATCAGCAGTAGTATTAAAGTCATCGATAAAAACAATTATGACCATTTAATAGAAATTGAAGTGAATGGTAAAAGATCTAGTGTAAGTCAAAAATTCGCAGAAAACATTTTTATCGTGTGCAATAACTGCGAAATAGGACACTCCTGTTTAAAAAAGCATTGTGAAATACAATAA